A portion of the Mytilus galloprovincialis chromosome 12, xbMytGall1.hap1.1, whole genome shotgun sequence genome contains these proteins:
- the LOC143054571 gene encoding zinc finger protein 862-like, with amino-acid sequence MFDDTSKVHNKIICQENCTSLSNDEIKRVSGQKDKFQHNWLQDKAISFCSKTTYWWLVYVEGCEMYCLLCKKHHTINSQNKASSFGDIPSVRMKKSALTDHIASKKHQGAIEAEMLSRVSVFQKELTEKSQVENNVLFMAFSAMYWLAKEGIANEKISTLLKLLENIGLSEMKFFQHRSRASLRDIFTTLGLQTENDLVEKVKAADCFSVLLDDSSDVSTIEQMICYVNFWNGKSNACDINFLFIENVLKNASSANAENLYKVVKSKLISLGLDMSKLSGISTDGASVMVGKKGGLVKKLKDDNPALVAIHCICHRLALACIDTCGDLQYIKEMEGHMTHIWKIFHYSPVKLAALMKAQTEVHKMTLSEPARKLLTRTMKKACQTRWLSFNNAVQSLYQELVPVIQTLNMFSGDATSYGLMKKITQLKFIGTLYILQSVLPILSDLSKLFQKGNVNFSMICPGLESTQHKLRSLSKDDIFDSLRADLSPNGRLGTLDVTVSEFTMSQLAVTMSKYVDALCKNIDARFQQSPHLAAFAVFDIRCLPERGTDEFSQYGSKDIHILADHFFGTQEDTEEMLAEWINFKFNLSSWKKEVPMEILNCKVEETPMEWALKKLLIMKTSMIHFFPHLVKVAEIIMTLPVSNAWPERGFSRMKLVKTCLRNRLQNDILQSLLHISLNGPSLGSKEADSYVKKSVTTWLSAKPRRKLPKVKPVLEKEKEQDPADPVAVASCSTQTEEASNLDLVQLEYDKAVRVLQLAKFAQKVVSGDGIADDFEYEEDNDDDDNDFDVCNDY; translated from the coding sequence ATGTTTGATGACACCAGTAAAgtacataataaaattatatgtcaGGAAAACTGTACATCACTTTCTAATGATGAAATTAAACGTGTGTCTGGTCAGAAGGATAAGTTCCAGCATAATTGGCTGCAAGACAAAGCTATTTCGTTCTGCTCAAAAACCACATACTGGTGGTTAGTTTATGTTGAAGGTTGTGAAATGTACTGTCTCCTGTGCAAAAAACACCACACCATTAATTCTCAAAATAAAGCTTCTTCATTTGGAGACATTCCATCGGTGAGGATGAAGAAGTCAGCATTGACTGATCACATTGCTTCTAAAAAACACCAAGGTGCCATTGAGGCTGAAATGCTTAGCAGGGTGTCAGTATTCCAAAAAGAATTGACGGAAAAAAGTCAGGTAGAAAACAATGTCCTATTCATGGCCTTTTCTGCTATGTACTGGTTGGCCAAAGAAGgcattgccaatgagaaaatttCAACTTTGCTTAAACTTCTAGAAAACATAGGTTTGTCtgaaatgaaattttttcagCATAGATCAAGAGCTTCTCTCCGTGACATCTTCACTACATTAGGCCTACAAACAGAAAATGATCTTGTAGAAAAGGTCAAGGCTGCAGATTGTTTTTCTGTCTTGCTAGATGACTCCTCAGATGTTTCAACCATAGAGCAGATGATTTGTTATGTAAACTTTTGGAATGGAAAATCAAATGCTTGTGACATTAACTTTCTATTCATAGAAAATGTTCTGAAAAATGCATCTTCTGCAAATGCAGAAAACTTGTACAAAGTTGTAAAATCTAAACTTATTTCATTAGGCCTTGATATGAGTAAATTATCTGGTATTAGCACAGACGGTGCATCAGTAATGGTTGGCAAAAAGGGAGGGCTTGTTAAAAAATTGAAAGATGACAACCCTGCCCTTGTTGCCATCCATTGTATTTGCCACCGTCTTGCTTTGGCATGTATTGACACGTGTGGAGATTTACAGTATATTAAGGAAATGGAGGGTCATATGACGCACATTTGGAAGATTTTCCATTATTCTCCTGTCAAGTTAGCAGCTTTAATGAAGGCCCAGACAGAAGTCCACAAGATGACTCTGTCTGAACCCGCAAGAAAGCTACTAACAAGGACGATGAAGAAAGCATGTCAAACTAGGTGGCTTTCATTCAACAATGCTGTACAGAGTTTATATCAAGAGCTTGTTCCAGTTATTCAAACTTTGAACATGTTTTCAGGTGATGCTACCTCCTAtggtttaatgaaaaaaataacacagCTCAAGTTCATAGGAACATTGTACATACTTCAAAGTGTGCTGCCAATACTCTCAGACTTGAGTAAGTTGTTTCAAAAGGGAAATGTCAATTTCTCCATGATATGTCCTGGTCTGGAGAGTACGCAGCACAAGTTGAGGTCTTTGTCGAAGGATGACATTTTTGATTCCTTGAGAGCTGATCTGAGTCCCAATGGTCGACTTGGTACACTGGACGTCACAGTAAGTGAGTTTACCATGAGTCAGCTGGCAGTCACAATGTCCAAGTATGTGGATGCTCTTTGCAAAAACATTGATGCTAGATTTCAGCAGTCCCCTCATCTGGCAGCATTTGCTGTTTTTGATATCAGATGTCTACCAGAGAGGGGGACTGATGAATTCAGTCAATATGGAAGCAAGGACATTCACATACTTGCAGATCATTTTTTTGGGACTCAGGAAGACACTGAAGAAATGCTGGCAGAGTGGATCAACTTTAAGTTCAATCTTTCCTCCTGGAAAAAAGAAGTCCCTATGGAAATTTTGAACTGTAAAGTTGAAGAAACTCCAATGGAGTGGGCTTTAAAAAAGCTTCTGATCATGAAGACGTCCATGATCCACTTCTTTCCTCACCTAGTGAAGGTGGCAGAGATTATTATGACTCTGCCAGTGTCAAATGCCTGGCCAGAGAGGGGTTTCAGTAGAATGAAACTTGTGAAAACTTGTTTGAGGAATAGATTGCAAAATGACATCTTGCAATCTCTTCTTCATATAAGTCTGAACGGTCCTTCACTAGGGAGTAAAGAAGCAGACAGCTATGTCAAAAAAAGCGTCACAACATGGTTGTCTGCAAAACCAAGGAGAAAGTTGCCAAAAGTTAAACCAGTGCTAGAGAAAGAAAAGGAGCAGGATCCAGCTGATCCAGTAGCTGTAGCAAGCTGTAGCACACAAACAGAGGAAGCATCCAATCTAGACTTAGTTCAGTTGGAATATGACAAGGCTGTTCGTGTGCTACAGTTGGCTAAGTTTGCTCAAAAGGTGGTTAGTGGAGATGGGATTGCTGATGATTTCGAGTATGAAGaagataatgatgatgatgacaaTGATTTTGATGTTTGCAATGATTATTAA